DNA sequence from the Anaerolineales bacterium genome:
CCGGGGCGGTCGGCTGGCGATCTGCATGATCAAGCCCCGATGCAGGCCCGCCCGATTCGGCGGCTGGCGTTCCGGCCTCCTGCCGTTCGATGGATTCAACCCACCCCGTGACCGGCCGGGCCGGAGGGTCCGCCTGAGGGTGGAGGGAGTCCAGCGCGCCCGACCAGTCTCCAGGCCGCAGGCAGCAGGAGGGTTGCGAAGGCGATCTTGAGTAGATCACCCACGATGAAGGGCGCGACGCCGGTCCGGAGGACTGCCTCTCCTCCGACGAATTGCGCCAGCCACAGTGCGCCGAAGGCGTAGATGCACACATTGCCGAGGGCCATGCTTGCGGCGGCGGATCCCGGATGTCGGTCCCACCCTCGCTCGCTCAACCACCCCACCCCATAAGCCGCGGCGATGAAGCCCACCAGGTACCCCGCCGTTGGGCCAACAAGGCGGGCAACCCCCGCCGTGCCGCCGGCGAAGACCGGCGCTCCCAGGCCGCCCAGGAACAGGTAGATCGCCACAACCGCGGGGCCTCTCCGGCTGCCGAGCAGCGCCGCAAGCAGAAGAACGG
Encoded proteins:
- a CDS encoding biotin transporter BioY translates to MQRVGSYPRVLIDAAWPAQGWIRESVLLGAGVFLLAIAAQLQIRLPFSLVPVTGQTFAVLLLAALLGSRRGPAVVAIYLFLGGLGAPVFAGGTAGVARLVGPTAGYLVGFIAAAYGVGWLSERGWDRHPGSAAASMALGNVCIYAFGALWLAQFVGGEAVLRTGVAPFIVGDLLKIAFATLLLPAAWRLVGRAGLPPPSGGPSGPAGHGVG